The nucleotide sequence GAGCCCGGGTCGCGGTGGTGGCGCGCGGCGAGGAGCGGCTGCGCCGCACCGCGGGAGAGATCGCAGGAGCGACGGGAGCGGAGGTGGTGGCGATCCCGGCCGACGTAACCGGGCCGGACGCGGCCGACCGCGTGGTCGCGGAGGTGGTGCAGCGGTGGGGGACGGTGCACGTGGCGCTGGCGAACGGCGGCGGCCCGCCGCCGACCACGTTCGAGACGACCACGGCGGAGCAGGTGGTGCAGGCCCTGGAGCTGAACCTCCTGAGCGCGGTGCGGCTGGCCAAGGCGGTGGTCCCGCACATGAAGGAGCAGCGCTGGGGCCGCTTCGTGGCGCTGACCTCCGCGTCGGTGAAGCAGCCGATGCCGGGGCTGCTCCTGTCCAACACCGCGCGCCCGGGGGTGGTGGGCTTCGTCAAGACGCTGGCGACCGAGATGGCGCCGTACGGGATCACCTGCAACGTGGTCGCGCCCGGGTTCTTCCGCACCGGGCGCGCGGAGGAGCTGGCCGCGATGCGGGCGGAGCGGGAAGGGCGGAGCGCGGAAGAGGTCG is from Longimicrobiaceae bacterium and encodes:
- a CDS encoding SDR family oxidoreductase — translated: MGGSAGLGRAVALELAREGARVAVVARGEERLRRTAGEIAGATGAEVVAIPADVTGPDAADRVVAEVVQRWGTVHVALANGGGPPPTTFETTTAEQVVQALELNLLSAVRLAKAVVPHMKEQRWGRFVALTSASVKQPMPGLLLSNTARPGVVGFVKTLATEMAPYGITCNVVAPGFFRTGRAEELAAMRAEREGRSAEEVARETAARVPARRMGEPEELAALVAFLASERAAYLTGATIQVDGGYVGGLL